From the Amycolatopsis thermoflava N1165 genome, one window contains:
- a CDS encoding STAS domain-containing protein encodes MTEPRPLTTSWTTHDARTLHGVLAGDLDYRSGDDLLREVTARLAPGLRDVRLHFGSLDFCDSYGLSTLLMIARRVQGAGANLHLDDRPPVLERLLDMTRTLDYLTAPARKDGQGDPD; translated from the coding sequence ATGACCGAACCGCGGCCGCTGACGACGAGCTGGACCACCCACGACGCCCGGACGCTGCACGGCGTCCTCGCCGGGGACCTGGACTACCGCAGCGGCGACGACCTGCTGCGCGAGGTGACCGCCCGGCTGGCCCCGGGCCTGCGCGACGTCCGGCTCCACTTCGGGTCGCTGGACTTCTGCGACTCCTACGGGCTGTCCACGCTGCTGATGATCGCGCGGCGGGTGCAGGGCGCCGGGGCGAACCTGCACCTGGACGACCGGCCGCCGGTGCTGGAGCGGCTGCTCGACATGACGCGCACGCTGGACTACCTGACCGCCCCGGCGCGGAAGGACGGCCAGGGGGATCCCGACTAG
- a CDS encoding sigma-70 family RNA polymerase sigma factor has translation MAGDTDVDADLIEAVRAGDLLAYDRLFRRHLPAARRVASMMWRDRSEVDDLVAESFLRVLAAIRDGAGPAERFRPYLLVTLRNLAMDWGRRRERCDPWAVTRDEGAPGVEEIVIDRLTGQVALSAFETLPPRWRYVLWHTEMLGTRPAALAAELGMTANGVAALAVRAREGLRQAFLQAHVPAARAEDCRSVRRRLGAWTRGKVTARQGRAVSAHLAGCPKCHRVAAVLETVNGGLPALALLPLLGRLLGGGGAPAASMAAGGGVTAISKMAAAVTLAAVAAVAGPAVVPDRAVAPETLAAAPVRPVAPDVAAVAPQVRVPGTVGAALAESGAKDGRPNGNGPANGKGSATGNGVATGKGTATGKGIATGNGIATGKGSANGNGAATAKGTANGNGAANGNGIANGNGIANGNAGANGNAEARGAAGARSSAGAKGNGEVKGKGAVMSATGQAKAAAPKAAKPQPAKLERPEPKAAKPKPPKLERPEPEANPGKSPRK, from the coding sequence ATGGCGGGGGACACGGACGTCGATGCCGACCTGATCGAGGCGGTCCGCGCGGGCGACCTGCTCGCCTACGACCGTCTCTTCCGGCGGCACCTGCCCGCGGCGCGCCGGGTGGCGTCGATGATGTGGCGGGACCGGTCCGAGGTGGACGACCTGGTCGCCGAATCGTTCCTGCGGGTGCTCGCGGCGATCCGCGACGGCGCGGGTCCGGCCGAGCGGTTCCGCCCCTACCTGCTGGTGACGCTGCGGAACCTGGCGATGGACTGGGGGCGCCGCCGCGAGCGGTGCGACCCGTGGGCCGTAACCCGCGACGAGGGCGCGCCCGGCGTCGAGGAGATCGTGATCGACCGGCTCACCGGCCAGGTGGCGCTCTCGGCGTTCGAGACCCTGCCGCCACGCTGGCGGTACGTGCTGTGGCACACCGAGATGCTGGGCACCCGGCCCGCGGCGCTGGCCGCGGAGCTGGGCATGACCGCCAACGGGGTCGCCGCGCTGGCGGTGCGTGCCCGTGAGGGGCTGCGGCAGGCGTTCCTGCAGGCCCACGTGCCCGCGGCGCGCGCCGAGGACTGCCGCAGCGTGCGACGGCGGCTGGGGGCGTGGACGCGCGGGAAGGTGACCGCGCGGCAGGGCCGGGCCGTGTCGGCGCACCTCGCCGGCTGCCCCAAGTGCCACCGGGTCGCCGCGGTGCTGGAGACCGTCAACGGCGGGCTGCCCGCGCTGGCGTTGCTGCCGCTGCTCGGACGGCTGCTGGGCGGCGGCGGGGCGCCCGCGGCGTCGATGGCCGCCGGTGGCGGGGTGACGGCGATCTCGAAGATGGCCGCCGCGGTCACGCTCGCGGCCGTCGCGGCCGTTGCCGGACCTGCGGTGGTGCCCGACCGGGCGGTTGCGCCGGAGACCCTGGCCGCGGCGCCGGTGCGGCCTGTCGCGCCGGACGTCGCCGCTGTGGCTCCGCAGGTCCGCGTCCCCGGCACGGTCGGCGCCGCGCTCGCGGAGAGCGGGGCGAAGGACGGCCGCCCGAACGGCAACGGTCCCGCGAACGGCAAGGGTTCTGCGACCGGTAATGGCGTCGCGACCGGCAAGGGCACCGCGACCGGCAAGGGCATTGCGACCGGTAACGGCATTGCGACCGGCAAGGGTTCTGCGAACGGTAACGGTGCTGCGACCGCCAAGGGCACTGCGAACGGTAACGGCGCCGCGAACGGTAACGGCATTGCGAACGGTAACGGCATTGCGAACGGCAACGCCGGGGCCAACGGAAACGCCGAGGCCAGGGGTGCCGCGGGAGCCAGGAGCAGCGCCGGGGCCAAGGGCAATGGCGAGGTCAAGGGCAAGGGCGCGGTGATGAGCGCGACCGGCCAGGCCAAGGCCGCCGCACCGAAGGCGGCCAAGCCGCAACCCGCGAAGCTGGAACGCCCCGAGCCGAAGGCGGCCAAGCCGAAACCCCCGAAGCTGGAACGCCCCGAGCCGGAGGCGAATCCCGGCAAGTCCCCGCGGAAGTGA
- a CDS encoding 4-hydroxybenzoate 3-monooxygenase, producing the protein MVARTGVVVVGAGPAGLGLANVLRDRGIGCVVLEEQTRAFIEARPRAGFIEEWAVRALDERGLADKLLSTAPSQGRFEFRFENGRHPFSYEQWAGQRHFVYPQQLLVTDLVAHYADKGGDIEFGVREVALHDIESATPAVTFTAADGTARRLGCDFIAGCDGAQGVTRRHLAGNLLTHDYGIGWLALLAEAPPSADGVLFGIHPRGFAAHMARTPTVTRFYLQCPPGDSEDNWPHERVWSELHQRLGVPDGPLVEGELIEKRVLDMHNYVHEPMSRGRLFLAGESAHLVAPIAAKGLNLALHDAFHLAEAIEAHYGGDDGPLARYSDTCLARVWQYQEFSQWLSDIFHSSTVDPPADPFRARLAQARLRRLLGSPAAAASFSEIYIGKAADF; encoded by the coding sequence GTGGTCGCGCGCACCGGGGTCGTCGTCGTGGGGGCCGGGCCCGCCGGGCTCGGCCTCGCCAACGTGTTGCGGGACAGGGGAATCGGCTGCGTGGTGCTCGAGGAGCAGACCCGCGCCTTCATCGAGGCCCGCCCGCGCGCCGGCTTCATCGAGGAGTGGGCGGTGCGCGCGCTCGACGAGCGCGGCCTGGCCGACAAGCTGTTGTCCACCGCGCCGAGCCAGGGCCGCTTCGAGTTCCGGTTCGAAAACGGCCGCCACCCCTTCTCCTACGAGCAGTGGGCCGGCCAGCGGCACTTCGTCTACCCGCAGCAGCTCCTCGTCACCGACCTGGTCGCGCACTACGCCGACAAGGGTGGCGACATCGAGTTCGGGGTCCGGGAAGTGGCACTGCACGACATCGAATCGGCCACGCCCGCGGTCACCTTCACCGCAGCCGACGGCACCGCCCGCCGCCTCGGCTGCGACTTCATCGCCGGCTGCGACGGCGCGCAGGGCGTCACGCGGCGTCACCTCGCAGGCAATCTGCTGACCCACGACTACGGCATCGGCTGGCTGGCGCTGCTCGCCGAGGCCCCGCCCAGCGCCGACGGCGTGCTGTTCGGCATCCACCCCCGCGGGTTCGCCGCGCACATGGCGCGCACCCCCACCGTCACCCGCTTCTACCTGCAGTGCCCGCCGGGCGACTCCGAGGACAACTGGCCGCACGAGCGCGTCTGGTCCGAGCTGCACCAGCGGCTGGGGGTGCCGGACGGTCCGCTCGTCGAGGGCGAGCTGATCGAGAAACGCGTCCTCGACATGCACAACTACGTCCACGAGCCGATGTCCCGCGGCAGGCTGTTCCTGGCAGGCGAGTCGGCGCACCTGGTCGCCCCGATCGCGGCGAAGGGCCTCAACCTCGCCCTGCACGACGCGTTCCACCTGGCCGAGGCGATCGAGGCCCACTACGGCGGCGACGACGGCCCGCTGGCCCGCTACTCGGACACCTGCCTGGCCCGCGTGTGGCAGTACCAGGAGTTCTCGCAGTGGCTGTCGGACATCTTCCACAGCTCCACCGTCGACCCGCCGGCCGACCCGTTCCGCGCCCGGCTGGCGCAGGCCCGGCTGCGCCGTCTGCTCGGGTCGCCCGCCGCGGCGGCCTCGTTCAGCGAGATCTACATCGGCAAGGCCGCGGATTTCTGA
- a CDS encoding DUF6292 family protein, translated as MHLEYEHAAASGLRRYVNTVAEELGCSGEAYYAHLDPPPAYAYLALDDRLRDHPAQDTALVWNEHDGWAVAIETTAGHELSVVRYYGTDLLPPPPEVARFVAEVFEGRAPDAAPVGTTDGAAVRQHLATYAIPYQDRPAQRPGRPVERSRRGPAR; from the coding sequence ATGCATCTGGAATACGAGCACGCGGCGGCCTCCGGGCTGCGTCGTTACGTCAACACCGTCGCCGAGGAGCTGGGCTGCAGCGGCGAGGCCTACTACGCCCACCTGGACCCGCCGCCGGCGTACGCCTACCTCGCGCTCGACGACCGGTTGCGCGACCACCCCGCCCAGGACACGGCCCTGGTGTGGAACGAGCACGACGGCTGGGCGGTGGCGATCGAGACCACGGCCGGGCACGAGCTGAGCGTGGTCCGCTACTACGGGACCGACCTGCTGCCGCCGCCTCCCGAGGTCGCCCGGTTCGTGGCCGAGGTCTTCGAGGGCCGCGCCCCCGACGCGGCGCCCGTGGGCACCACCGACGGCGCCGCGGTCCGCCAGCACCTGGCCACCTACGCGATCCCGTACCAGGATCGGCCTGCGCAGCGGCCCGGACGGCCCGTCGAGCGGTCGCGCCGCGGCCCGGCCCGCTGA